A section of the Pseudanabaena mucicola str. Chao 1806 genome encodes:
- a CDS encoding Uma2 family endonuclease — protein sequence MPAITAQELEAQMPDASQLLSDEPEMESSLHYMQLLMLVTCLELAWQDCQDFFIGANLTIYFSRQQLKNRDFRGPDFFLVKNTERKHRNSWVVWEEDGKYPDLIIELLSTSTANVDRLLKRDLYANRFHTPEYFYFSPETLEFAGFRLYLDTYQPIEPNEQGWFWSEVLGLFLGVYEQQLRYFSIEGTLLPTPQEAIKIEVDKGLALYEQERLRASQAQQDAEQERLRASQAEFELQKLQDKMRSLGIAIN from the coding sequence ATGCCAGCAATAACTGCTCAAGAGCTAGAAGCTCAAATGCCCGATGCTAGTCAATTGTTGAGTGATGAACCTGAGATGGAAAGCTCTTTGCATTATATGCAGTTATTAATGCTAGTGACCTGCTTGGAACTAGCATGGCAAGATTGTCAAGACTTTTTTATTGGTGCTAACCTAACTATTTATTTCAGTCGTCAACAGCTAAAAAACCGTGATTTTCGTGGTCCCGACTTTTTTCTCGTCAAAAATACAGAGAGAAAACACCGCAACTCTTGGGTTGTTTGGGAAGAAGATGGTAAATACCCAGATTTAATCATTGAGCTACTTTCGACATCTACAGCCAATGTTGATCGATTGCTTAAGCGAGATCTTTATGCCAATCGATTCCATACGCCCGAATACTTTTATTTTTCACCCGAAACGCTAGAGTTTGCAGGTTTCAGATTGTATCTTGACACATATCAGCCCATTGAGCCAAACGAACAAGGTTGGTTTTGGAGTGAGGTCTTAGGATTATTTCTGGGTGTCTATGAGCAACAATTGCGCTATTTTTCTATTGAAGGTACTTTGTTACCAACCCCTCAAGAAGCCATCAAAATTGAGGTTGATAAAGGTTTAGCCCTATATGAGCAGGAAAGGCTAAGAGCATCTCAAGCGCAGCAGGATGCCGAGCAGGAAAGGCTAAGAGCATCTCAAGCTGAATTTGAGTTGCAAAAATTACAAGATAAAATGCGATCGCTTGGTATTGCGATCAATTAA
- a CDS encoding Uma2 family endonuclease, which produces MVVTLSRMTLPEFLALPDIETSPAWEFVNQVAVQKSMPTLFHSRLQKRLLPIIDQSAQGYEALPELRCVLATTSVVPDVTIVAKERLPQINQAIEGAPDWIIEILSPDQRATRVITKIQACLEAGTKLAWLIDPLEEVVMVFWADRPLVILRGDSLLPVLPDIKLELTPMEIFAWMKG; this is translated from the coding sequence ATGGTAGTTACTCTTTCGCGAATGACACTGCCAGAGTTTTTGGCGTTACCTGACATAGAAACTTCTCCAGCTTGGGAATTTGTCAATCAAGTAGCAGTGCAGAAATCAATGCCAACTTTATTTCATAGCCGCCTGCAAAAGCGCTTACTACCAATCATTGACCAATCTGCTCAAGGCTATGAAGCGTTGCCAGAGTTGCGCTGTGTTTTGGCAACGACTTCGGTTGTGCCTGATGTGACTATTGTTGCCAAAGAACGTTTACCGCAAATTAACCAAGCTATTGAGGGTGCGCCAGATTGGATCATCGAAATTTTGTCGCCAGATCAAAGGGCAACTAGGGTAATTACAAAAATTCAAGCTTGCCTTGAAGCGGGAACAAAGTTAGCTTGGTTAATTGATCCGTTGGAAGAAGTGGTGATGGTGTTTTGGGCTGATCGACCTTTAGTGATTTTACGAGGTGATAGTCTATTACCAGTTTTGCCTGACATAAAGTTAGAGTTAACACCGATGGAAATTTTTGCTTGGATGAAAGGCTGA
- a CDS encoding DegT/DnrJ/EryC1/StrS family aminotransferase, whose product MTKPRIYYTKPSITELEVEYATDAARNGWGDRCYEYINLFEEAFKQHLGVNYAIATSSCTGALHMGMAALGIGEGDEVIMADTNWIATAAPIVHLGAKPVFVDILPDSWCIDPDLAEAAITPRTKAIVAVHLYGNLCDMNRLLAIGEKYNIPIIEDAAEAIGSVYHGKRAGSMGKFGSFSFHGTKTLTTGEGGMFVTNDAELYETVLTLSNHGRARGQTKQFWADMVGFKYKMSNIQAAIGYGQMQRINDLIDRKREILKFYKDHLESIDGVSMNPEPEGTINGAWMPTIVFDKETGVTREKLQSLFKSENIDARVFFHPLSSLSMFEDKEVNVNSWNIPTRSINLPSYHDLNDDIERVVDVIRKTIS is encoded by the coding sequence ATGACTAAACCACGCATTTACTACACAAAGCCATCGATTACGGAGCTAGAAGTCGAATATGCTACCGATGCGGCGCGTAATGGTTGGGGCGATCGCTGTTATGAATATATCAATCTATTTGAAGAAGCTTTTAAACAACACTTAGGCGTAAATTATGCGATCGCCACTTCAAGCTGTACAGGTGCTTTGCATATGGGGATGGCGGCTTTGGGGATTGGTGAAGGCGATGAGGTGATCATGGCTGATACCAACTGGATTGCGACGGCTGCTCCGATTGTGCATTTGGGCGCAAAGCCTGTATTTGTGGATATTCTGCCCGATAGTTGGTGCATTGATCCCGATTTAGCGGAGGCAGCCATTACACCACGCACTAAAGCGATCGTGGCGGTACATCTGTATGGCAATCTTTGCGATATGAATCGATTGCTGGCGATTGGAGAGAAGTACAATATCCCAATTATTGAAGATGCGGCTGAGGCGATCGGCTCTGTCTATCATGGCAAGCGGGCAGGTAGCATGGGTAAGTTTGGCAGTTTTTCTTTTCATGGGACTAAAACACTGACCACTGGGGAAGGTGGTATGTTTGTCACTAATGATGCAGAGTTGTATGAAACCGTACTCACGCTCTCTAATCATGGACGTGCTAGGGGGCAAACCAAACAATTTTGGGCAGATATGGTCGGCTTTAAGTATAAAATGTCTAACATTCAAGCAGCGATCGGTTACGGTCAAATGCAGCGTATCAATGATTTAATTGATCGTAAGCGTGAAATTCTCAAATTTTATAAAGATCATCTTGAGTCTATTGATGGAGTATCCATGAATCCTGAGCCAGAAGGAACTATTAATGGGGCATGGATGCCTACAATTGTTTTTGATAAAGAAACAGGAGTTACTCGTGAAAAGTTGCAATCTCTTTTTAAATCAGAAAATATAGACGCAAGAGTTTTCTTTCATCCTCTATCGAGTTTATCGATGTTTGAAGATAAAGAAGTTAATGTTAATTCATGGAATATTCCAACTAGATCGATTAACTTACCTAGCTATCATGATTTGAACGATGATATTGAGAGAGTTGTGGACGTTATTCGTAAAACAATCAGTTGA
- a CDS encoding class I SAM-dependent methyltransferase, protein MEQVTATLHNHYRETFLLHGATSKGVDWGEKEWASLLRQSKMLEVINNTGKSNVSLLDVGCGYGALADIIKKQELSIDYTGIEVVKEMLEVAKKNHPNHQFIHGDILEVEIGRYDYVVCNGILTQKLDTSILEMNQFAQRLIRKLFEICNCGVAFNLMTTFVNFQSDNLYYRNPAELMAWCMSELTPHIRVDCAYQLWYEYTVYLYKKPN, encoded by the coding sequence ATGGAACAAGTAACTGCAACTTTGCATAATCACTATCGTGAAACATTTCTACTTCATGGAGCAACAAGTAAAGGTGTAGATTGGGGAGAAAAAGAATGGGCATCTCTACTTCGTCAATCCAAAATGCTTGAAGTTATTAACAATACAGGAAAAAGCAATGTCTCACTTCTAGATGTTGGTTGTGGCTATGGAGCTTTAGCTGATATTATCAAGAAACAAGAGCTTTCCATCGACTACACAGGCATAGAAGTGGTTAAAGAAATGCTAGAAGTAGCAAAAAAAAATCATCCGAATCACCAATTTATTCATGGTGATATTCTTGAGGTTGAAATTGGCAGATATGACTATGTAGTGTGCAACGGGATATTGACACAGAAGTTAGATACTTCCATATTAGAAATGAACCAATTTGCTCAAAGACTAATTAGGAAGCTATTTGAGATTTGTAATTGCGGCGTTGCTTTCAATTTAATGACTACCTTTGTTAATTTTCAAAGTGACAACCTTTACTATCGAAACCCAGCAGAGTTAATGGCATGGTGCATGTCTGAGCTAACACCACATATTCGGGTTGATTGTGCCTATCAGCTTTGGTATGAGTACACTGTATACCTCTACAAAAAGCCAAATTAA
- a CDS encoding acetyltransferase produces the protein MTQKMKLLIFGTGTLGEIAGYYFSNDSSYDLIGFVDSADFVNDKTLLMGLPVMNWDDACKNFSSNDVHFFVAIGYRKTNSVRQNRYEQIKAAGYTCASYISSRATVLTQDIGENCFILENNVLQPFTVVGNNVTMWSGNHLGHHSIIEDNVFIASHAVISGKCRIGANSFLGVNCCLHDGVSIGEKSVVGAGAIVTRSCERRSIFSPVATQSKVIDRDLI, from the coding sequence ATGACTCAAAAAATGAAACTACTCATATTTGGAACTGGAACACTGGGAGAAATCGCAGGATACTACTTCAGTAATGATTCTTCATATGATCTGATTGGATTTGTTGATAGTGCTGATTTTGTGAACGATAAAACGCTACTGATGGGGCTTCCTGTGATGAACTGGGATGATGCCTGTAAAAATTTTTCTAGTAATGATGTTCACTTCTTTGTAGCAATAGGCTATAGAAAAACCAACTCTGTCAGACAAAATCGTTATGAGCAAATCAAGGCTGCTGGATACACCTGTGCTTCTTATATTAGTAGTCGGGCGACTGTTTTAACTCAGGATATCGGTGAGAACTGTTTTATATTAGAAAATAATGTTTTGCAACCATTTACAGTGGTTGGCAATAACGTGACCATGTGGTCTGGGAATCACTTGGGGCATCACTCTATCATTGAAGATAACGTGTTCATTGCCTCTCATGCAGTAATTTCTGGAAAGTGCAGGATAGGAGCTAATTCTTTTTTAGGAGTGAATTGTTGCCTGCATGATGGAGTTTCAATTGGTGAAAAGTCTGTTGTGGGTGCAGGTGCAATTGTTACTAGATCATGCGAGCGAAGAAGCATATTTTCTCCTGTGGCTACTCAATCTAAAGTTATTGATCGTGACTTAATATAA